Proteins from one Actinomycetes bacterium genomic window:
- the gmk gene encoding guanylate kinase, translated as MSGRLVVVSGPSGVGKGTVIAELLRRRADIWLSISTTTRQPRPGEQDGREYFFVSAEEFRRMADSQGFLEWAQYADNLYGTQRKPVDARISEETSVLLEIDLEGARQVRRNFPEALLVFIAPPDEAELERRLLGRGTESVEVARGRLARASEEMAAIGEFDQVFVNSEVTATVNELLAWCEQAGV; from the coding sequence ATGAGTGGTCGACTAGTGGTCGTGAGCGGGCCGTCAGGGGTTGGCAAGGGCACGGTGATCGCTGAGCTGCTGCGCAGGCGGGCAGATATCTGGTTATCGATATCGACTACTACTCGGCAACCCCGGCCCGGTGAGCAAGACGGCCGGGAGTACTTCTTCGTCAGTGCTGAGGAGTTCCGGCGGATGGCGGATTCCCAGGGTTTTCTGGAATGGGCGCAGTACGCCGACAACCTGTACGGGACGCAGCGCAAGCCGGTAGATGCCCGGATTTCGGAGGAAACGTCGGTCCTGCTGGAGATTGACCTTGAAGGGGCCCGACAGGTGCGGCGCAACTTTCCGGAGGCGCTGCTGGTCTTCATCGCGCCACCAGATGAGGCGGAACTGGAGCGGCGACTGCTCGGTCGGGGGACTGAATCTGTCGAGGTAGCGCGTGGCCGACTTGCTCGCGCGAGTGAGGAAATGGCAGCAATTGGCGAGTTTGATCAGGTCTTCGTCAACTCGGAGGTAACAGCCACCGTCAATGAGTTGCTAGCATGGTGCGAACAGGCCGGCGTCTGA
- the carA gene encoding glutamine-hydrolyzing carbamoyl-phosphate synthase small subunit gives MTQRDSAVLVLEDGTCHRGYSYGAAGTTFGEAVFTTAMTGYQETLTDPSYHRQVVIQTAPHIGNTGMNDEDPESRRIWVSGYVVRDPAPRASNWRSRRELDDDLRDAGVVGISGIDTRAVTRHLRDRGVMRVGIFAGEAVRSDADMVAEVQASPQMAGANLTADVTTPESYVIEPDGEPLATVAAVDLGIKAMTPHRMAERGLRVLVLPATISTADLLATEADGFFLSNGPGDPATADHAVGLVQAVLAADRPLFGICFGNQVFGRALGLSTYKLKFGHRGVNQPVRDNATGRVAVTAHNHGFAVKAPLEGSFETPYGDAEVSHVCLNDDVVEGLRLLSGRAFSVQYHPEAAAGPHDAAYLFDRFTELIQGGSDATA, from the coding sequence ATGACGCAACGAGATTCGGCGGTGTTGGTACTAGAGGATGGCACCTGTCACCGGGGCTACAGTTACGGCGCGGCCGGGACGACCTTCGGCGAGGCGGTCTTCACTACCGCGATGACTGGGTATCAAGAAACCCTGACAGACCCGTCGTATCACCGACAGGTGGTGATCCAGACTGCCCCGCACATCGGCAACACCGGCATGAACGATGAGGATCCAGAGTCTCGCCGCATCTGGGTCTCCGGCTACGTCGTGCGCGACCCAGCGCCCCGTGCGAGCAACTGGCGGTCCCGCCGCGAGCTGGACGACGATCTACGTGATGCCGGCGTTGTCGGTATCAGTGGGATCGACACTCGGGCGGTCACGCGGCACTTGCGAGACCGTGGCGTGATGCGCGTCGGTATTTTCGCTGGCGAGGCGGTGCGTTCTGACGCCGACATGGTCGCGGAGGTGCAGGCCAGTCCGCAGATGGCTGGGGCAAATCTCACCGCGGATGTCACCACTCCGGAGTCGTATGTGATTGAGCCGGACGGTGAACCACTAGCCACAGTGGCGGCCGTGGACCTGGGCATCAAGGCCATGACGCCTCATCGGATGGCGGAGCGCGGTCTACGGGTGCTGGTGCTGCCGGCCACGATCAGCACCGCTGATTTGCTTGCCACCGAGGCTGACGGTTTCTTCCTTTCCAATGGCCCGGGAGATCCGGCGACTGCTGACCACGCAGTGGGACTGGTGCAGGCGGTGCTGGCGGCTGATCGACCGTTGTTCGGTATTTGCTTTGGCAACCAGGTTTTCGGCCGAGCCCTGGGGCTTTCTACTTACAAACTCAAGTTTGGCCATCGCGGGGTGAACCAACCGGTTCGCGACAACGCGACTGGTCGGGTAGCGGTGACCGCGCACAACCACGGCTTCGCGGTGAAAGCGCCGCTGGAAGGTTCGTTCGAGACACCGTATGGCGACGCGGAGGTCAGCCACGTGTGTCTCAATGACGATGTGGTGGAAGGGCTGCGGCTGCTTAGCGGCCGCGCCTTCAGCGTCCAATACCACCCGGAGGCCGCCGCCGGGCCGCACGACGCTGCCTACTTATTCGACAGATTCACTGAACTGATTCAGGGGGGTTCCGATGCCACTGCGTGA
- a CDS encoding aspartate carbamoyltransferase catalytic subunit encodes MIEHLLSTADINRDDAVQILDTAAEMGNLTDRSVKKLPALRGRTVVNLFFEDSTRTRISFEAAAKRLSADVINFSAKGSSVSKGESLKDTALTLQAMGADAVVIRHGASGAPMRLASAGWIDGAVINAGDGTHEHPTQALLDAYTMRRHLRGGQGDLSGLRVAIVGDILHSRVARSNAWLLHTLGAEVTLVAPPTLIPVGAEAWPVKVNYDLDDVLPHVDAVMMLRVQAERMKADFFPSTREYSRRYGLDAARARLLPEKSIILHPGPMVRGMEIGDDIADSDRAVILEQVSNGVSVRMAVLYLLVGGAREGSGVVA; translated from the coding sequence GTGATCGAACATCTGCTCTCCACTGCCGACATCAATCGCGACGACGCAGTCCAGATCTTGGACACTGCGGCTGAGATGGGGAACCTCACCGACAGGTCAGTCAAGAAGTTGCCAGCGCTGCGTGGTCGAACTGTCGTCAATCTCTTCTTCGAGGACTCCACCCGAACCCGCATCTCGTTCGAAGCGGCAGCCAAACGGCTCTCGGCCGATGTCATCAACTTCAGCGCGAAAGGTTCCAGCGTTTCCAAGGGTGAGTCGTTAAAAGACACTGCCCTCACGCTGCAGGCGATGGGTGCGGATGCCGTCGTGATCCGACACGGGGCCTCTGGAGCGCCGATGCGATTGGCCTCAGCAGGTTGGATTGACGGTGCGGTCATCAACGCTGGTGACGGTACCCACGAACATCCCACCCAGGCCTTGCTGGATGCCTACACCATGCGCCGTCACCTACGTGGCGGCCAGGGTGATCTGTCTGGTCTACGAGTTGCCATCGTCGGTGACATCCTGCATAGCCGGGTAGCGCGTTCCAACGCGTGGTTGCTGCACACCTTGGGAGCCGAGGTCACTCTGGTTGCCCCGCCTACGCTGATCCCGGTGGGCGCCGAAGCGTGGCCTGTGAAAGTCAACTACGACCTGGATGACGTTTTGCCGCACGTTGATGCGGTGATGATGTTGCGGGTGCAGGCCGAGCGAATGAAAGCGGACTTCTTCCCCAGCACCCGCGAATACAGCCGGCGGTACGGGCTGGATGCCGCTCGTGCCCGACTGCTACCGGAAAAGTCCATCATCTTGCACCCCGGACCGATGGTCCGCGGAATGGAGATCGGCGATGACATTGCTGACTCCGATCGGGCGGTGATCCTCGAGCAAGTGAGTAATGGCGTGAGCGTGCGAATGGCGGTGCTCTACCTGCTGGTAGGCGGTGCCCGCGAGGGATCAGGAGTGGTGGCATGA
- a CDS encoding dihydroorotate dehydrogenase, whose product MSMSIAIAGIEFAHPIFAAAGCAGTGRELPPQAELAGFGAVITRSITAEPRAGLPSPRIAETPAGLVNALGLPGPGVEQFLTDELPWLVDRGVPVIASIAADSAADYARLAQRLRQAAGILAIEVNLSNPVVEPGRFPFAMEAGAAGGVVHAVRRNTAVGVPVFAKLAGDTTDIVGVARACAGAGADGLSLINAVRAMGIDATAEQPSLGATIGGLSGPAIKPIALRAVWEVYAAMPDVPIIASGGVRTGADAVEMIMAGAKAVSVGTALLNDPAAGTRVRDELTDIAARREGGLPALLGCAHQEERV is encoded by the coding sequence ATGAGCATGTCCATAGCTATTGCGGGGATTGAGTTCGCCCATCCGATCTTCGCTGCCGCCGGTTGCGCTGGCACCGGTCGGGAACTACCACCGCAGGCAGAGCTCGCCGGCTTCGGCGCTGTCATCACTCGCAGCATCACAGCGGAACCGCGTGCTGGCCTGCCGTCGCCACGGATCGCGGAGACACCCGCTGGACTGGTCAACGCACTGGGATTGCCCGGCCCCGGTGTTGAACAGTTCCTCACCGATGAATTGCCGTGGCTCGTTGACCGAGGTGTTCCGGTCATCGCGTCGATCGCGGCCGATAGTGCCGCTGACTATGCCCGGTTGGCCCAGCGACTAAGGCAGGCAGCCGGAATCTTGGCAATCGAGGTCAATCTGTCTAACCCGGTAGTGGAACCCGGCCGGTTCCCGTTTGCCATGGAGGCCGGTGCAGCCGGTGGCGTGGTGCATGCCGTACGGCGCAACACTGCGGTGGGCGTGCCGGTATTCGCGAAACTGGCAGGCGACACCACCGATATCGTCGGCGTGGCTCGGGCTTGTGCTGGTGCGGGCGCCGACGGTTTATCCCTGATCAACGCAGTGCGAGCTATGGGTATCGACGCAACTGCCGAACAGCCGAGTCTGGGCGCCACCATCGGCGGGTTGTCGGGTCCGGCTATCAAACCGATCGCGTTGCGGGCAGTGTGGGAGGTGTACGCCGCCATGCCAGACGTGCCGATCATCGCCAGCGGTGGCGTTCGCACTGGTGCCGATGCCGTAGAAATGATTATGGCGGGCGCGAAGGCAGTATCGGTGGGTACCGCGTTGCTGAACGATCCCGCCGCCGGGACCCGCGTGCGAGATGAGTTGACCGATATTGCGGCCCGACGGGAGGGCGGTCTCCCGGCTCTCCTAGGATGCGCTCACCAGGAGGAACGGGTATGA
- a CDS encoding dihydroorotase, translating to MSSSYLLAGVSPLGLGPADILLRDGVIAAIGTPGDLDAADAERIDGAGLVALPGLVDLHAHLREPGREDAETVASGTAAAATGGFTAVHAMANTDPVADTAGVVEQVYRLGEAAGYCQVRPVGAVTRGLAGEHLAELGAMADSSAAVRVFSDDGHCVADSLLMRRALEYVKAFDGVIAQHAQDPQLTVAAQMNEGVVSARLGLQGWPAVAEEAIIARDVLLTEHVGSRLHVCHVSTAGSVDIIRRAKSRGIDVTAEVTPHHLLLTDELVAGYDPVFKVNPPLRTEADVMALREGLADGTIDIVATDHAPHTGEDKDCEWAAAAFGMIGLPTALSVVTASMVETGLLDWAGVAERMSASPATIGRVTDQGRPVAEGEPGNIVLFDPAARSQVNPAHFPGVARNSPFRGMELPGRVVATFFRGTATLLDGELQW from the coding sequence ATGAGTTCCAGTTACCTGCTGGCAGGGGTCAGCCCGCTGGGTCTAGGTCCGGCTGACATCTTGCTGCGCGACGGGGTCATTGCCGCCATCGGAACTCCTGGTGATCTGGACGCAGCCGACGCAGAGCGGATTGACGGTGCCGGGCTTGTCGCGCTGCCGGGACTCGTTGACCTACACGCCCACTTGCGTGAACCGGGCCGGGAAGATGCCGAGACGGTCGCCTCCGGTACCGCGGCAGCGGCCACCGGTGGCTTTACTGCTGTTCATGCCATGGCCAACACTGATCCGGTCGCCGATACGGCGGGAGTTGTTGAACAGGTGTACCGACTTGGTGAGGCCGCTGGCTACTGCCAGGTCCGACCGGTAGGTGCCGTCACCCGCGGCTTAGCGGGCGAACACCTCGCCGAACTAGGTGCCATGGCTGACTCCAGTGCCGCGGTGCGGGTCTTCAGCGACGATGGCCACTGTGTGGCCGACTCGCTGCTGATGCGACGTGCATTGGAATACGTCAAGGCATTCGACGGCGTCATTGCCCAGCATGCGCAAGACCCCCAGTTGACGGTTGCTGCACAGATGAATGAGGGCGTGGTGTCTGCCCGGCTCGGGCTACAGGGTTGGCCCGCTGTCGCGGAGGAAGCGATCATCGCCCGAGATGTGCTGCTCACCGAACACGTCGGTTCGCGGCTGCATGTTTGCCATGTATCGACTGCGGGCAGTGTCGATATCATCCGGCGCGCCAAGTCCCGCGGTATTGACGTGACGGCAGAAGTGACGCCACATCATCTACTGCTTACCGACGAACTTGTTGCGGGCTACGATCCGGTCTTCAAGGTCAATCCACCGCTGCGTACCGAGGCTGACGTGATGGCGTTACGTGAGGGACTGGCGGATGGAACCATCGATATCGTCGCCACCGATCACGCTCCGCACACTGGTGAGGATAAAGACTGCGAGTGGGCGGCAGCGGCTTTCGGCATGATCGGACTGCCAACCGCGCTGTCGGTGGTGACCGCCAGCATGGTGGAAACCGGGCTACTGGACTGGGCTGGGGTTGCGGAACGCATGTCGGCCAGTCCGGCAACGATCGGTCGGGTGACTGATCAGGGCCGGCCGGTTGCGGAGGGCGAGCCGGGCAACATTGTGCTCTTCGACCCGGCAGCTCGGTCCCAGGTCAATCCAGCTCACTTCCCTGGCGTGGCCCGCAACAGTCCGTTCCGGGGGATGGAGCTACCAGGTCGAGTCGTCGCCACGTTCTTCCGTGGCACCGCCACCTTGCTGGACGGAGAATTGCAGTGGTGA
- the rpoZ gene encoding DNA-directed RNA polymerase subunit omega, which yields MTTNTNRPQGVTHPSIDELLQTTESKYSLVIYAARRARQITGYYSQMGDYLLEYVGPLVETQPQEKPMSIAMREIHAGLLVASVDEGGDEPAAEAEVVEESTEPELVAVDTAEIEQND from the coding sequence GTGACTACGAATACCAACCGTCCGCAGGGAGTGACCCATCCCTCCATCGACGAACTGCTGCAGACCACCGAGTCCAAATACTCCCTCGTCATCTACGCTGCCCGGCGGGCGCGGCAAATCACTGGCTACTACTCACAGATGGGTGATTACCTGCTGGAGTACGTGGGACCACTGGTTGAGACGCAGCCCCAAGAGAAGCCCATGAGCATTGCCATGCGGGAAATCCACGCCGGACTCCTCGTCGCCAGTGTTGATGAGGGTGGTGACGAACCGGCCGCTGAGGCTGAGGTCGTCGAGGAGAGCACTGAGCCCGAACTCGTGGCGGTCGACACCGCTGAGATCGAGCAGAACGACTAA
- the carB gene encoding carbamoyl-phosphate synthase large subunit → MPLRDDISSVMVIGSGPIVIGQACEFDYSGTQACRVLKSEGLRVVLVNSNPATIMTDPEFADATYVEPITVDVLERIIAKERPDALLPTLGGQTALNAATALDRAGILTKYNLELIGADIDAIERGENREEFRGIVEAIGAESARSRICHTLDECLAAAEELNYPVVVRPSFTMGGAGSGFAYDPDDLRRIAGAGLQASPTTEVLLEESIMGWKEYELELMRDKNDNVVVVCSIENLDPMGVHTGDSITVAPALTLTDREYQRLRDIGIDIIRAVGVDTGGCNIQFAVNPADGRIIVIEMNPRVSRSSALASKATGFPIAKIAARLAVGYTLDEIPNDITQETPASFEPALDYIVVKVPRFAFEKFPGADDVLTTTMKSVGEAMAIGRNFTEALQKALRSLERPEAQFDWNGEPPADPAALLEQAATPRDGRLRLVQQALWGGATVAQAHEATGIDPWFLDQIVLLNDIAEELATAGVLQEDLVAVAKRHGFSDLQIGGIIGLPESVVRGVRQALGIRPVYKTVDTCAAEFAARTPYHYSSYDSETEVESGDRPKVIILGSGPNRIGQGIEFDYSCVHAALTLREQDFETIMVNCNPETVSTDYDTSDRLYFEPLTLEDVLEIYHAESQSGEVVGVIVQLGGQTPLGLAQSLKDLGLPIVGTSPESIHLAEDRGAFGRVLADVDLPAPKHGTAFSFDEARDIAHEIGYPVLVRPSYVLGGRGMEIVYDDDMLAGFLQRATEINPDHPVLVDRFLDDAIEIDVDALFDGEDLYLGGVMEHIEEAGIHSGDSACALPPITLGQAEVERIRRSTRDLAAGIGVRGLMNVQYALSGDVLYVLEANPRASRTVPFVSKATAVPLAKAAARVMMGETIPQLRQEGILPESGDGGSLPIGSPIAVKEAVLPFGRFHGVDTVLGPEMRSTGEVMGIDSSFGTAFAKSQSGAYAGGLPNAGRALISVANRDKRSMIFPLKRLADLGFEIVATAGTAEILRRNGLKVGVVRKQREGPGPNGEPTTVQAIMAGDVDLIVNTPFGVGTRLDGNEIRTAAVSRAVPCITTTAGLAAAVQGIEAQRSSEVGVRSLQEHARDIHELRREELG, encoded by the coding sequence ATGCCACTGCGTGATGACATCTCTTCGGTGATGGTGATTGGCTCAGGTCCAATCGTCATCGGCCAAGCCTGCGAGTTTGACTACTCCGGAACTCAGGCCTGTCGAGTGTTGAAATCTGAGGGACTGCGGGTGGTGCTGGTCAATAGCAATCCGGCCACGATCATGACGGACCCGGAGTTCGCTGACGCCACCTACGTCGAACCGATCACGGTAGATGTGTTGGAGCGGATCATTGCCAAGGAACGCCCCGACGCACTGCTGCCCACCCTGGGCGGTCAAACCGCTTTGAACGCCGCCACTGCGTTGGATCGGGCGGGCATTCTCACCAAGTACAACTTGGAGTTGATTGGTGCAGATATTGACGCGATCGAGCGAGGCGAGAACCGGGAAGAGTTCCGCGGCATTGTGGAAGCTATTGGTGCCGAGTCTGCCCGCAGCCGGATCTGCCACACACTCGATGAGTGTCTTGCGGCAGCTGAAGAACTCAACTACCCGGTGGTGGTGCGGCCGTCGTTCACAATGGGCGGCGCTGGCTCTGGTTTTGCCTACGATCCCGACGACCTGCGGCGCATCGCCGGTGCGGGGCTGCAAGCCAGCCCTACCACCGAGGTGCTGTTGGAAGAGTCGATCATGGGCTGGAAGGAATACGAACTTGAGCTGATGCGCGACAAGAACGACAACGTTGTCGTCGTGTGCTCCATTGAGAACCTCGACCCGATGGGCGTGCACACCGGTGACTCCATCACGGTAGCGCCTGCGCTCACCCTGACGGATCGGGAATATCAGCGGCTCCGGGACATCGGCATCGACATCATTCGTGCGGTTGGGGTGGACACCGGCGGCTGCAATATTCAGTTCGCAGTGAACCCCGCCGACGGTCGCATCATCGTGATCGAGATGAACCCACGGGTATCGCGGTCCAGCGCACTAGCCAGTAAGGCCACCGGATTCCCGATCGCCAAGATCGCAGCTCGGCTAGCCGTTGGCTACACGTTGGACGAAATTCCCAACGACATCACCCAGGAAACTCCGGCCTCCTTCGAACCGGCTTTGGACTACATCGTGGTGAAGGTCCCGCGATTCGCCTTTGAGAAGTTCCCCGGCGCCGACGATGTGCTCACTACCACGATGAAGAGCGTGGGCGAAGCCATGGCGATCGGTCGCAACTTCACCGAAGCATTGCAGAAGGCGCTGCGTTCGCTGGAGCGGCCGGAAGCACAGTTTGACTGGAACGGTGAGCCACCTGCTGATCCTGCCGCGCTGCTGGAACAAGCGGCAACCCCGCGCGACGGGCGGCTGCGGTTGGTGCAGCAGGCACTGTGGGGCGGCGCGACAGTGGCGCAAGCCCATGAGGCCACTGGTATCGACCCGTGGTTCCTTGACCAGATCGTCCTGCTCAACGACATCGCCGAAGAACTAGCTACGGCCGGAGTGCTGCAGGAAGATCTGGTTGCGGTAGCGAAGCGGCACGGCTTCTCGGACTTACAGATCGGTGGCATCATCGGACTCCCAGAGTCGGTGGTGCGGGGCGTGCGGCAAGCGCTGGGTATTCGGCCGGTCTACAAGACGGTGGACACCTGTGCCGCTGAGTTCGCGGCCCGCACTCCCTACCACTACTCCAGTTACGACTCCGAGACCGAAGTGGAGTCCGGAGATCGCCCGAAGGTGATCATTCTGGGCTCGGGTCCCAACCGAATCGGTCAGGGAATCGAGTTCGACTACTCCTGCGTCCATGCCGCATTGACGCTACGGGAGCAGGACTTCGAAACCATCATGGTGAACTGCAACCCCGAGACCGTTTCCACCGACTACGACACCTCCGATCGGCTCTACTTCGAGCCACTCACCTTGGAGGATGTGCTGGAGATTTACCACGCTGAGAGCCAAAGCGGTGAGGTTGTCGGGGTCATCGTGCAGTTGGGTGGCCAGACCCCGCTGGGTCTGGCGCAGTCACTAAAGGATCTGGGGCTACCCATCGTCGGGACCTCGCCAGAGTCGATTCATCTCGCCGAAGATCGGGGTGCCTTCGGTCGGGTGCTGGCAGATGTGGATCTGCCGGCTCCCAAGCACGGCACTGCGTTCTCCTTCGATGAAGCTCGCGACATCGCTCATGAGATCGGCTACCCGGTGCTGGTTCGTCCGTCCTACGTCTTGGGCGGCCGAGGCATGGAGATCGTCTATGACGACGACATGCTTGCGGGATTCCTGCAACGAGCCACCGAGATCAACCCGGATCATCCGGTGCTGGTGGATCGCTTCCTCGATGACGCGATTGAGATTGACGTGGACGCCCTGTTCGACGGCGAGGACCTGTATCTCGGCGGCGTCATGGAGCACATCGAAGAGGCCGGTATTCACTCCGGGGATTCAGCCTGTGCGCTACCCCCGATCACTCTCGGCCAAGCCGAAGTGGAACGAATCCGTCGCTCCACACGTGACCTGGCTGCCGGCATCGGTGTTCGCGGTCTGATGAATGTGCAATATGCGCTGTCCGGGGATGTGCTCTACGTCCTAGAGGCCAACCCGCGCGCATCCCGCACCGTCCCGTTCGTCTCCAAAGCCACTGCGGTACCGCTGGCCAAGGCGGCAGCCCGGGTAATGATGGGGGAGACCATTCCGCAACTACGGCAGGAAGGCATTCTGCCGGAGTCTGGCGATGGCGGATCGCTGCCGATCGGATCACCAATCGCGGTGAAGGAAGCGGTGCTGCCCTTCGGCCGGTTCCACGGGGTAGACACCGTGCTCGGGCCAGAGATGCGCTCCACCGGTGAAGTCATGGGCATCGACTCATCCTTTGGTACCGCGTTCGCCAAATCACAGTCCGGTGCCTACGCCGGTGGCTTGCCCAATGCGGGTCGAGCGCTGATCAGCGTTGCCAATCGAGACAAGCGTTCGATGATCTTCCCGTTGAAGCGGTTGGCTGATCTCGGATTCGAGATTGTGGCAACGGCCGGTACTGCTGAGATTCTGCGTCGCAATGGCCTCAAGGTCGGTGTGGTGCGCAAACAGCGCGAGGGTCCCGGTCCCAACGGCGAGCCCACCACCGTGCAGGCGATCATGGCCGGGGACGTGGACCTGATTGTGAACACGCCCTTCGGTGTTGGTACCCGATTGGACGGCAACGAGATTCGTACTGCGGCAGTTTCGCGGGCGGTCCCGTGCATCACTACCACCGCTGGTCTGGCAGCCGCAGTCCAAGGCATCGAAGCTCAGCGCAGTTCCGAGGTGGGGGTGCGGTCGCTACAAGAGCACGCCCGGGACATTCACGAACTGCGCCGGGAGGAACTCGGGTGA
- the pyrF gene encoding orotidine-5'-phosphate decarboxylase, with the protein MTRISGLAVALDTTSVDQAQTWAQQVGPHATLVKLGLEFYLRNGAAGVAQVRQTAPDCGLFLDLKLHDIPATVAGGARAIGDLQPDVLTVHAAGGTAMVTAAAAELPDTAIAAVTVLTSLDAAELDQLGLPAAADLVPRWASTAVAAGARAVVASAQEAASLRAVLGPQPILITPGIRPAGSAANDQARVATPAAAIADGADVLVVGRPITTAADPAAAAAEIAAEIAAAQDAQ; encoded by the coding sequence ATGACGCGGATCAGCGGTCTGGCAGTGGCGCTAGACACCACCTCAGTCGATCAAGCCCAGACGTGGGCGCAGCAGGTCGGTCCGCACGCGACGTTGGTGAAACTCGGCTTGGAGTTCTACCTACGGAATGGTGCGGCGGGGGTGGCGCAAGTGCGGCAAACTGCGCCCGACTGTGGTTTGTTCTTGGATTTGAAGCTGCACGACATTCCCGCGACAGTTGCCGGCGGCGCTCGTGCGATTGGCGATCTCCAGCCGGACGTGTTGACCGTACATGCCGCCGGCGGCACGGCCATGGTTACGGCTGCCGCAGCGGAACTACCGGATACGGCCATTGCTGCGGTCACGGTACTGACGTCGTTGGACGCCGCGGAGTTGGACCAGTTGGGTCTGCCCGCGGCCGCTGACTTGGTGCCTCGCTGGGCCAGTACTGCGGTCGCGGCGGGAGCGCGGGCCGTTGTGGCTTCGGCGCAAGAGGCGGCGTCTTTACGTGCGGTGCTGGGTCCGCAACCCATCCTCATCACCCCCGGCATTCGACCGGCCGGTTCGGCCGCGAACGATCAGGCGCGGGTGGCAACCCCTGCCGCGGCCATCGCCGACGGTGCTGATGTCTTGGTGGTGGGTCGTCCGATTACGACTGCGGCAGATCCGGCGGCAGCAGCCGCGGAGATTGCTGCCGAGATCGCAGCTGCTCAGGATGCGCAGTGA
- a CDS encoding dihydroorotate dehydrogenase electron transfer subunit — protein MSSAAQWPATVMAKRVTDRYAVVTLAAVAGAATARPGQFASLRIAGPDSALLLRRALWISEATAGGRHGGTLSVAVDVHEPGGAWLTSQPDSAKVDVIAPLGRPFSLPRDPVSCLLVGMGSASASLIRLAEELVERGSRVRLLLVGEAPPFGVLAARRFSSEIADLTGAAISATVLAEAMADNVDVVYSAGSAEQVRVVAAAAAQVNLPHQAAIDTPLVCGSRTCTLCAIPIRGRDGITRMVRSCTEGPVFAADLVRWDDLGTVPGDCLGAAAEQP, from the coding sequence GTGAGCTCCGCGGCGCAATGGCCCGCCACCGTCATGGCCAAGCGGGTCACTGATCGCTACGCGGTAGTGACCTTGGCGGCGGTCGCGGGTGCGGCTACTGCTCGACCGGGGCAGTTCGCCTCACTGCGCATCGCTGGTCCTGACTCCGCGCTGCTGTTGCGCCGGGCGCTGTGGATCAGCGAGGCGACGGCGGGTGGCCGTCACGGCGGCACGCTGTCGGTGGCGGTGGATGTGCACGAGCCGGGCGGTGCCTGGCTAACGAGCCAGCCGGACTCGGCCAAGGTGGATGTCATCGCGCCGCTGGGTCGGCCGTTTTCGTTGCCACGTGATCCGGTCTCCTGTCTGTTGGTGGGGATGGGGAGTGCATCGGCGTCACTGATTCGACTGGCGGAGGAACTGGTTGAGCGGGGCAGTCGGGTGCGCTTGCTCTTGGTTGGTGAGGCGCCACCCTTCGGAGTGCTGGCCGCTCGACGCTTCAGTTCAGAAATCGCTGATCTCACCGGTGCGGCTATCTCTGCCACGGTCCTAGCCGAAGCCATGGCTGACAACGTCGATGTCGTCTATTCCGCCGGGTCTGCCGAACAGGTGCGCGTAGTTGCGGCAGCGGCTGCGCAGGTGAACCTGCCGCATCAAGCCGCTATCGACACCCCGTTGGTCTGTGGCAGCCGGACCTGCACGCTGTGTGCCATACCGATCCGGGGCAGAGACGGCATTACCCGGATGGTGCGTAGTTGTACTGAGGGGCCGGTCTTCGCCGCTGATCTGGTGCGGTGGGATGACCTCGGTACCGTGCCGGGAGATTGTCTGGGCGCAGCGGCGGAGCAGCCATGA